CGGTCAATCTGAAGGCTATGTAACCGTTCGCGGTCAAAACCCGGGTTGTCTTTTCGAATATCTGTGGTTCGTTTTTTCTCATCCAGAGGATCTTTGGAAGGATAGACTGGCTTGAATACTCTGTGTAAAGTGGATTGTCTCCAAACTCTCTCATGAAGTCGTTGAGTGATTCGATCTCTTTAACGGCCCTCTGATCGATGCCGTACATGAAAGACTTTCGCAGGGGTATTCCATCGTCCGATACGGGTAGTACGTTCGGACACATGGAGCTGAGTCCTATCGCTTTTATGCTCGAGAGGGAAATCTCTTTGCCCGCCATCGCGGTCAATTTCAAAAAGTCCTGCCACCACACCCGGGCGTCCTGCTCTGGATAGCCGTCATCGGAAAAGCTCTGTGAATGAGTGACCTTTGCGCTTGCGACAATACGGCCTTCTAGGTCTATGATAGATATCTTACTCGAAGTCGTACCGATATCGTATCCTGCGAAAAGCTCTCTTTCTTTCACGGCCGATAAATCCTCCCTCTCTAGATCGTACACATCAATCACGGGCAATAAAGAAAAACGGGGGAGCCTTTGCATTTAGTTAATCCTCGAATCGTATCTACCCTTCGAATACCGACAAAGCATATGGCTGCAAAAGACCCCCGAAAGCGCGTTAGTACTTCTTTTAGCTCGTTATTTCAGATAATCCTGAGCGTTCGCCGAGGTGATAAGAGGTGCGTCCATGTATATTACCCTTACGGCCCCGATGACTTCTTCGGGGCTGTTCCCCTCGACGACTATCTTCTGTATGAGTTCGGCAGCTTTGATGGCTGAATCTCCGAAGGGCTGCAGGATCGTGGCTACGACGGCCGTGTTGTTGGCAGCTATCATTTTTATGTTTCTTTCGTTGCCGTCAATTCCGACCACGAACATATCTTCTTGAGTATAGCCGGCCGCCTTGATCGCCAGAGATACCGCATAAGCCGGGTCGTCCCAGGCGCACCAGACCGCGTCGATCTTGTCACCGTACTTGAGCAGATACGATTCCATGGTTCTCTGTGCGTCTTCCACGAATCCCGCCGGCGGCAGGTGATGGACTTCGAGCACTTTGATGTTCGGCTCTTCCGTCAGTACCACGTCCAGCGCCTTTCCTCTGAAGCGGGTTCCATAGAATTGATCGAATTTGAATACTATGATGTTTCCCTTGTGGTTCAGTCTGTCGACCAGGTATGTGGCAATCTTTGCGCCCATCTCCCAGTTGTTGGTGAGAATATCGGCAGTCAGCAGGTCACTGTACTCTGAGTCGATTCCGATCACGGGAATGCCAGCCTCTTTCGCCGCGGTGAGCGAGGAAGTCAGCGAGCTCGCCTGTCCCATGGCGACCACTATGAGATCTACTTTCTTCGACACGTAGTTTTCCACCAGATTGTTCATCGTCTCCCAGGAGCCTGCGGAGTTCGAGACGTAAATGGTCCAACCGTTGGTCTTTGAAATGGCTTCGAGATTTTGGGCGATAGTTGCCTGAGTTACCGCAGAAAGGTTGGCCGCGACGAAGCCGATCTCGACACCGAAGGCCAGAGAAACGAGTAACATAATCGCAAGAACAAGAACTACCTTTTTCATAGTTACCACACCTCCCGTTGTTTGCCTTAGAAGCTCTCAGAACTTCTGAATGAAGTCATCGCGACAGCCAGAATTATGATCGCTCCTTTGGCGATGTACTGAAAGAAATACGACACTCCCATTATCACTAGACCGTTGTTTATAACTCCGATGATCAAAGCTCCCACAAAAGTTCCCGGCACGTTCGGCCTGCCCACCTTGATCGTGGTCATGCCCAGAAAGGAGGCGGCTATCGCATCCATGAGATAAGCGTCACCCGCGGTCGGCTGTCCAGATCCCAACCTGGAGGCTAGAATACAGCCGGTGAAGGCCGCGAGGGCGCCGGAGATTATCATTCCGACCACGCGGAGAAGCCTGACGTTGATGCCCGACAGGAAGGAGGCTTTCACACTGCCCCCTATTGAGTACATCCACTTTCCCATCTTCGTCTTTTCCATCGCGAAGGTGAAGACGACTATGACCACCGCCATTATGAAGACCTGGACGGGGATTCCCAGAACTCTTTTCTGCGCGATCGCGAGGAAGGAATCGGGGAAGATCCCGTAAACCTCTTGACCTCTGGTGAACATGAAGTTGATACCGGTCGCGATCGTACCGAGGGCGAGGGTTGCGATGAAGGCGGAGATCTTCAATCTGGTGATCAGAATTCCTGCGATCACGCCGAAGAGCGCGCCCATGCCCACCGTTATGAGTATGGAGCCAAATACGCCCAGGCCTTTCAAAATCAGAGAAGTCACTATAACTCCCGAAAGGCTCGCCACCGATGCGATAGACATGTCAAAATCACCAGGTATCATACAGACGGTCATCCCGGTCGCTATTATCGTCAGCATGGAAATATGGGAGAGGATATTTATGAGATTTCTGGAAGTGAGAAACGTTTCGGTCATGATCGAGAAAAACACTACTATGCCGATCAAGGCTAGAATAGTGCCGTACTTCTGAAAGAGCAGCCCTATCTTATTCATCTTTTTCACTCCTTGCGGCGAGACTATCGCTGAGCGCATTTTCGAGAATCGAGTGTTGGTCGTACTCCCCTCTTTTGAATTCCGCCGTGATCCTTCCCAGGCGCATGACATAGATCCTGTCGGCTATGCCCAGCAATTCTCTGATATCCGAGGAAACGAACAACACCCCGCAACCCTTCTTCGCAATTTCTTGCATTATCCTGTAAAACTCGCTCTTGGCTCCGACATCTATTCCCTGGGTTGGTTCATCGAATATGAATACCCTGGATTCCGGTCCCAGAAGCCATTTCCCCAGAACCACCTTCTGCTGGTTGCCACCGCTCAGGTGGGAGATGATCGTCTTCAGCGACGGAGCCTTTATTTTCAGTTCGCTCGATACTTTGCCGGCCCTGGCTCTGGACTCTCTAGAGTTGATCACACCTAACCTGGTCAACGTTCCAAGGAATGGGGAGGTCAGGTTGTCTATAACCGACATATCCTGGACAACCCCCTCCCTCCTTCTGTCCTCCGGGCAGAGATAGACACCGGCCCTCATGGCTTTCGATGGGCCTTTTATCCTGATTTTTTCGTTGTTTATCGTTATTTCGCCGCTATCGATTTCGTGGGCGCCAAAGATCGATTTCATGAGCTCCGTCCTTCCAGAGCCGACCATTCCGAAGAAGCCCACTATCTCTCCCCTCTTCACCTCGAAGGAGATATCCTTCAACCCGAATCTCGCCACGTTCAGATTCGAAACCTTGAGAATTTCCTCACCGATTTCTGAAGACCGCTTGGGGTATTGATCAACCAGATCCCTGTTGGTCATGAGCTTTATGAGGTCGCGTGTTGATAGTTCCGAAGAAGCGAAGGTGCCTTCGTAGCAGCCGTTTCTGAGGACGGAGATTCTATCGCAGAGGTTGAAAACTTCGTCCAGATGGTGGGAGACGAAAATGATGCTTATGCCGGACTTTTTTAGATTTTTGAGTATCTCGAAAAGGTTGTCCGTATCGCTTTGGGTTATCGAGGCAGTCGGCTCATCTAAAACCAGTACCTTTGAATTCATGCTCAGCGCCCTGAGGATCTCGACCATCTTCTGCTTTGCAACACTTAGAGTTCCGACCGGAATACCTAGCGGCACTACGATTCCGTACTTATCACACAGTCTCTTCGTGTCGGATTTGATCTCCCTGCCTTTCAGCACAGAAAGCCGGGAAGGTTCCCTACCCAGCCAGATGTTTTCCTCGGCAGTGAAAAACGGATCCAGAACGGTGTCCTGATAGACTACTCCTATGCCCCTGTGAAGGGCATCGGAAGGACTGCTCAATTTTACAGGCTTGCCGAACAGTCTGAGTTCTCCCGAAGTCTGTTGAAAGACTCCGGCGAGTATATTTATGAGCGTGGATTTTCCGGCTCCGTTTTCACCGACAAGTCCATGAATCTCTCCTTCTTCCAGAGAGAAGTCGATATTGTCGAGAGCAACGACCCCGGGGAACTCCTTCCTGACCGAGATCATTTCAACAACCTTCATGATTATCTCCCGAAGTGTTTCGAGTAAGCCTCTTCGGCGGACACGCCATCGTTGACTATATCCTTCAAGGCCAGTAGCATCTCTACCGGTCTTTCGTGCTGCCAGACGTTTCTGCCCATATCGACCCCGCGTGCTCCTGCCCTGGTGGCGTTTTCGGCGATCTTCAGGACATCCAGCACCGAATCCATTTTCGGACCGCCGGCGATGACTATGGGTATGCCGGCCGCTGCCTCGACGACCTTCTCGAATTTCTCGTCGCAGTAATACGTTTTGACGATATCGGCTCCCATCTCCACGGCAACTCTCACAGCCAGCGAAAGATATCTGGGATCGGTTTTGCGCTCCCGGTCCTTACCGATCGCAGTTACGGCCAACACCGGGAGACCGTAGGTTTCACATTCATCACAAAGCTGGGCCAGGTCGCGTATAGTAGAGTGTTCGTTTGGAGTGCCGACGTAAATCGAGGTAGCGACGGCATCCGCAGACAGTCTCAACGCTTCGATAACCGTTGTTGTTATGCTTTCGTTAGTCAAATCTTCTCCGGCGATGGTCGCCGCGCCGCTCACTCGAAGTACGATTCCGACGTGCCCGTTCGGTGTGTAGCAGTTTCGCAGTATCCCTTTGTTGAGCATTATGGAATCGGTGAACGACGTGAGCTTATCTAGCATCTCGGCCGGTCTTTCCAGACCCTGCATGGGACCGAGAGCCATACCGTGATCGAGAGCCAGCATTATAGTTTTTCCGGATCTGTTGAATATCCTTGAGAGTCTGTTTGCCTTACCGAACAACTCACTCACCAACCTTTATTCCGACTTTAATAGACCTGCCCTCTACGGCGTCTTTGAAGGCCTCTTCGAAATCGGAGAATTCATAGATTCTTTTTGTGAAAGGTCTCAAATCGAGCTTGCCGCTATTGATAAGTGCGATGGCGGCCATGAAATCCTTAGAGGCAAAGCCCGTGGTACCGGTCAATTTCACACCGTTGTAGTGAATTATATTGGGATCGAAGAGAGCTTTCGTCCCTTTCGAATAGCCGCCGAAGAGTACCATGTTTCCGAATAACTTCACTTTTGGCAGATATTCATCGATCAATTCTGGAACGGGCGCGGTGAGTACTATCGAGTTGTACTTGCCCGTATCTCCGCTGGAAATGGCGAACCCCAGTTCTTCGGCCAGTTCTAGCCTCCCTTGCCTTTTATCGGTGATTACCACAGTCTGACCGTAAACGTCTCGCAAGGTCATAGCGTTCAGCATACCCATTATCCCGGCCCCGACGACCAGTGCCGAATTGCCAGGCTGCAGCTCCATATGTCTGCAGGAAGTCAATGCACAGGCCATGGGTTCCGCAAGGGCGGCCTCTTTAGCCTTGTCTTTCGCAACCTTTGCAACTCCCTTCCTGGCGTAACCGGCATCGATCGAAAGAAACTCGGTTATGGCTCCGTTACTGGGAAAGTCTCTGTTTCTACATCCCTCGGGGTAACCGTTGATACACTGCTCGCATTCCCCGCAGTTCACGAAGGGTGCTACAGCCACATAATCACCGACTTCGAACTCCGTAACGTTCCGACCGGTTTCGTCTATCCTTCCAGAACATTCGTGGCCAAGTATGGTCGGAGGCTTGATCATCGGGTGTCCCTGCTTATAGGTCTTTATATCTGTAGAGCAAATGAAGGAGTAGAGTATCTTGACAAGAATTCCATCTTCTCCAATTTTTGGCTTTTCTACATCTCTGATTGAGATCTTTCCGATTCCTTCGTACATCACTGCCTTCATCCACGCACCTCCTGCTGCGTAACTAGCATCTGGGCTGTCCTTATATCCGTGAAGAGAGTGGTTATGTAACCTCTTGAAAGGGCTGCCCGTATTCCGTCTACTTTGTGCTCCCCGCCGCTCAAACAGATCCTCTCGGGAACTTTTAGCATATCGTTGAAGGGGATTCCCAGAAGAACCTCTTCGATGTTCTGGCAGACTATTTCACCGCTCTTGCCCATGAAACGAGAGACAATATCGCCGACAGCGTGCTTTCTGACCAGTTCGAGTATCATATCGCCGGGAAGGTTTGAGTCTAGAACGGCCGACATTCCAGCCGGAGCCCCCAGACCAAATATGACCGCTTCGAGGTTCGACCACTCGGCGATGGCCGTCTGGACAGACTGTACCTGCTTCATGATTTTCAACTGCTCCTGATTGTTGAAAATCGCGGGAGCGGCCAGAAAAATAGGGGTCGCTCCCAGAGAACCGGCCATTTTCTCGACGATGTTGTTGATCTGATAAGTCTTTTCCGACTGTCCGAGACCTCCGAGGAGCGGTATTATCTTCATCTCGGGAAATCTGGCGAGATTATCCGGTAGGCTCATTACGGCCTCATAAACGGTCGTACCCCAACCCAGCCCGATATAACGCTTGCCTTCGAGCAGCTTCGTAAGGTTTTTCTGGAAGGAGAGAGCTATCCTCTGCTTTATCTCCTTGTCGGTCCCCTTTATAGAGGCTACGACATGGGCTTCCCTTATGGCGTATTTCTCTACTATTTCTCTCTCGAGAGAGGAGAGATCGAAAGATTCCGGCCCGACGAGCTCGATCTTCACCATTCCCAGTCTGCGGGCGCTGGTGAGCAATCTGGAGACTTTCGACCTCGAAAGTCCCAGCTCGGCGGCTATCTGCTCCTGGTTCATCTCGTTGATGTAATACATCTCTGCGGCCCTGTAAGCTAGACTGACTTCATCCATCTTCATCATCTTACCTCGAAGCGAATACCTCTCTGACTTTCTTCAAGAAGCCGGTTCTGTCCTTTTCTTGAAAGAGGTTTCGACCTATAGCCGCGCCTTTAGCACCAGCTTTTGCCGCGTCTTCGAGAGAAACGAAGAAATCCCGGTTCTTCTCGCCCCCGGCTATGATCACGGGAACGGGACATGATCGAACGACCTCGCCGTAATTTGCGGTCATCATGGTCTTTATAACGTTCGCTCCGAGCTCGGCTCCTATCCGCGAAATATTCGCTATAACTTCTGGAGAGGAGTAGTCTTCCTTCCTGTAAGGCAGCATCTCGGCTATGACTGGTATCCCGTACCTCTGGTAATCCCAGACGGCTTTCGAAAGAGCGTGGAGGGCATCGGAGTCTCTCTCCTGACCGACGATTCCCATAACTATTACCGCGTCGGCTCCAAGCCTCAGTGCCTGTTCCGGATCGAGAAAGTATTTCGTGTTGCCGATATCGCCCGATAAAGCCGAACCGGCGTGCGTTACCCTTATAATAAGAAGTTTATTCGCATTGAAAGAAGCGATTCGCGAAACCACTCCGGGGTTCAGCAGTATTCCGTCGATGTCGAGAGTTTCAATCTCGCTTATATAGCGTCCGATATCCTCTAAACCCAGCGGAACACCGGCGAACTGGCCGTGATCGGCTGCGGCAACGATCAGAGAACCACGAGAAAACATTCTATCCAATCTTCTTTCCAGGCCATTCATAAAGTTCCTCCATTTCTTTTGCACAATTGTGCATCACATTTTTTCAATTCAAACCTATGATATCACTTTTGAAAGCGTCAAGTCAAGAATGTAAAAAAAGTACATTAACAGGTATGGAAAAACCTTGCCGGAAAGAAAGTGTTTGTGGCAAAATCTTTTACGTCGCTAATCTGACAAATCGGTACGGGAGGTAAAGGAATGGCAGATGAGAAGATTGTGAAGCAGCCACGCAGGTATTTGCCGGAGGACCTCGATCTTTCGGTGTGGAAGAACGTCGAGACCGAGCTGAAGAGACTGGAAGAGTATCCTGTGGACAGTGTTAACTCTCTGGAAGAGTTCCTCTACAGATGGAGCGAACTCTATATGGCGATCCAGGAGCAGCTTGCCTGGAGGTACATAGAGATGACGAGGTTTGCCGACAACGAAGAAAAGAGGAAGAACTATTCTAACTTCTATGCCGGGGTGTTCTCCAGAGCCGAACCCTACAAAATGAGGCTGCTGAAGAAGTATTATGACAGTCCCTACAGGGCCGAGCTCGACACTTTAAGGTACGAGAATTTTGACAGGATAGTGGCCAACACCATCGAGATGTTCAGAGAGGAAAACCTTCCGCTCGAGGTAAAGGAAAAGGAGTTATCCTCCGCTTATGGCGCTACGATAGGCTCTTTGACGGTAGAATACGCTGGTAAGGAGTACACGCTCTCTCAACTCTCCAAATTCCAGCAGGAGCCAGACAGAAAAGTGAGAGAGGAGACATGGAGACTCTCGATGGAGAAGCTTTCAACTGTCCACGACAGGTTGGAGGAGCTTTTTGATCAGCTGAAGGAGATCAGGATACCTCAGGCCAAAAATGCAGGTTTCGAAAACTACAGAGATTTCATGCATGCCAAGAAGAACAGGTTCGTCTATTCGGTCGAGGATATCTTCAGATTTCACGATTCAGTCGAGGCCGTGGTCGTACCCTTCGTGAAAAAACTGAACGAGAGTAGAAAAAAAGAGATCGGAGTGGAATCGCTCAGACCCTGGGATACACAGGTAGAACCCTCGGGAAAAGTATTGAAGCCCTTCGACGGCATGGATGACTTCATAGGAAAGGCCATCGCCGTTCTCTCCAGAGTCGACAGACAGTTCGGTCTCAATCTACAAAAAATGAAAAATACAGGACTGCTGGATCTGGAAAATAGAAAGGGGAAGGCTCCCGGGGGTTATAACTACCCGCTGGACGAAACGGGGGCGCCCTTCATATTCATGAACGCCACCGGAACGCCGGGCAACGTCAGAACTATTCTCCACGAATCGGGCCACGCCATGCACTCCTTCTCGACTGTGGGCGAGAGAATAATACTGTACAGACACACAACGCACGAAGCGGCCGAGCTCGCCTCGATGTCGATGGAACTGCTCACCATGGATCACTGGGACGAATACTACCCTGACAGCGAAGAACTGAAATTGGCGAAAAAAGAGGAGCTGACCGGAACTATAAGCTTCCTGCCCTGGTGCATGACGGTCGATGCCTTCCAGCAGTGGATCTACTCCAATCCCGACCACACGCCCGACGAGAGGGACGAGAAGTTCGCCGGTATCTTCGCCAGGTTCGAAGGCGGGATCGATTGGTCAGGTCTAGAGCGGGAGCGGCGAATCCGCTGGCTGCTTCAGCCCCATATCTTCACCAACCCCTTCTACTACATAGAGTACGGTATCGCCCAGCTCGGAGCCCTTGCCATATACAGAAATTACAGACTCGACAGGGAAAAGGCCATAGCCGATTACAAGAGGTTTCTCTCTCTGGGATACTCCAGACCTCTCGATGAACTGTACGAAGCGGCGGGGATCAAGTTCGACTTTTCGAAGTCATATATATCCGAGCTGGTCAATTTCGTCGGGGGAGAGATAGAGCGGCTCTAGAAAAACGATCCGATCGTAGTTTTATTTGCGGGGAGCAGAGTCTCGAAAACAGGATTCGCGGAGGGCCGTTGAGAATAGAATAGTTTAGGAGGTGAGATAATGAAAAAGATACTCATAATTCTATTTCTGACTTTGATACCGCTCTTCTTATTCGCCCAGACCGAAGAATTGAAAGCAAAACTGGCCGCCAACCCCGCGGATATAGAAAGCCTCGAGGCGCTTCTTAAGATTTACGAAGAAAACTACGATTACAACAGCTATATCAACACCGTGATCGAGGTTGCACATGCCCTCACGGAGATACCCGAAGGCATGGTGGCGATCTTCGAGAGAACGATCGAAAAGGCTCTGGAAAACTATTACTCGGAGCAGGCGAGCGAACTATCGAAAATATACTTCGATAATTTCAAGAACAGGAAATCGCTTCTCTACTATTTACGCAGTCTAAACAGCTCCTGGTATCTCAGCGAATCCGACGTCCGTTATGCCGTGACATCGATCGAGAACGAGGATCACCTGGAACTATACAAGTATCTATACGAAGAGTCCAAAGAACTGTACCCGACCGATCTCTCGTTGATCGTGTCGAAGATCCTGGTCGAAGATTTCGGAGAGAGCGAGTTCCTGATACCCTATATCGAGAATCTGTTCTACGATGGCGACTTCACGACCGCCGAGGAGCTGCTCATGGAATATTCCCAGGATCTGGCCGAGGAACCGATGTATTACTTCTTAAAAGGTCTGTTGGCCCTGAACTATGGCAACTACGACGAGGCTGTTGAGCTGTTCCTCCAGGGAAAAAGTTTCAACGACGAAGCTGCGCTGGGAAATGCCACAGAGATACTGGATTACATCTATATTCCCGATTATGTTTCCGAGCTGTTCAGGGCGATCGTTCTCTCCAGCGGCGAGGCATCGCTGCAGAATAATCTTCAGTCATACATGATCAGACACGAAGAGCTCGACTGGATATACTCCTGGCTGTCGAGAGTTCCGGCCCCCAAGAAGATTGACGAGCTGCTGGAAGGAGAAGAGGTAGTTATCTCATACAACACGCTCAATATGGATTACGAGACCGGAAGCGTCGGTTTCTTCGATATCGAAGGAAACCTCTTCGGAAGTCTAGCAGATGCTATTTACGGACAATTTCTCGATTCAAAGACTTTCGTCTATATATCGCTGCAGAACGAGAGGGTCGTGGTTGAAGGAGAGAGAAAGGCCAGATTCAACGGATACACTGTATATTCACTTTCCCCCGATCGCTCGAAATTCCTGCTTCTGGATAATTACGGTGAGAAGATCGTCATGATTGGACCGGAATTGACTCAGATCTGGTCGGCCGACGGTGATTTTGGAATGATACCGGTCTCTTGGTCGCCCGATGGTTACAGGGTGGCTGTCTCCACCGATTACGATGTTTTCTCCATATTCAACGCCGACACCGGCGAGGTGCTCGAAACAGTGGAAGGATGGTACGATCTAGTTTTCCTTTCCAACGACAACGCTTACGCGATAGATTATGACGGCAACATCGTCGACCTGTCGACGGATGAGCCGCTCAAAACAGCAAAAACAGCTGTCTGGGCGGAGTTTGGAAGCGACAACAGGATCATCTATTTTATCCCACCGGAAGAGTACGGCGATTTCTCTTACATCGCCCTCCGGGTGTACGATCTTGAAACCGGTACCGACCGGGTACTCGGCAACAGGGTGCTCTGGATGGACGCGCCGGTTCCTTCGATCAAGGTGGAAGGACCTTACATCTACTTCACCGAAAAGGATACCAACGGTATGCACAGAGTTCTGGTCATGGATTACACCACCAACGAACTTCTCTTCGAAAGTATGCCGAGTTACGATGTTCTGATCTTTCCCGATGTAAGACCGGAATAAAAGCGTTATCGAACCACCAAAACAAGACCGGAGGGTAAATTCCCTCCGGTTTTTTTCTGGCAAGGCTCTAGAAGCCGGGTTTTTACGATAGAATACAAAGGGAGGTGACTTTATGCTTACTTTGATATCTCTGGCCGTCGGTGTTGTTCTGGTGACTGTACTCGGTGTTGTCTTTTACTTCATTATCGCCAGATGACCCCGGTCCATTTTGATAATTTTCGCCCGATTCAACGAGCGTTTCTTTTTGAGCCCTGGTTGACGAGAATCGCTTTTATATCCCTCTGGTGCCTGTAGAAAAGTATCGCCATATTCATGCACCATACGGGCAGCAGATAGGGAATACCGCGCATAAGAACGTAAACAAGAACGGCGAGCATGCCAACCATGACCCTCGCGGCGTCGTCGGCGGGAGTTGTTTTACCTTTCTTTCTGATCACCCTCGTGAGAGAAAAGATGGTGAAGATCGTTCCGAGTAACACCGGGACCTCCCACCTTGTCAAAGCCGACCAGATACCGAAGGTCACCGCAACGGCCTTCCCCCCGGAAAACTTCAGGAAAGGAGAGAAGGCGTGGCCGAGAACGGGCGCGACCGAAACTATCGCCAGACGCCAGTTCTGTAAGATCCCCAATTCCACGACGAAAACCAACGGAACATAGCCCTTGAGAAAATCCAGAACTATGCCGGCCATCCCCCACTTCCAGCCGAAGACCCTTCCCAAATTGGAGCCGCCGGGATTACCGTCCCTGGTTTGCCTTATGTCCTTTCCCTTGATCTTCCCCAGCCAGTACGAGAACATAATCGAACCCACGAAGAACTCCAGAAGAAAGAGAAGAAGAAAGACGGGCTCAGACATCTATATCCCTCCCCTTCCAGCTTACCCGTTTGAAAAGCAGGGTTCTCAGACCTGAGTAGATAAAGGTGTAGAAGAAAAAGAGAAAATAGACCGGAAAGATGAGGGCGTGGCCTATCGAGAAGGAGCCGATCTTCCTTGAGTACAGGTAGATCTGGACGGCATAAGCCAGATACATGATGATGAACGCTATGAATTGGATCTGGAAACCTAAGGCGACGGGAAGTCTCAGGAAGGTGGAAAAAACTCCTGTGATCCACAGGACCATCATTATGAGTGTTAGAGGCGGTGTAGAGCCGGCTCCCTTTGCGAAGTTCTTTCCCCAACCCTTAAGAACCTCCCCGATTCCGCCCGGGTACATCCTGAAACTGATCATCTCGCCTCCAAGAGTGTTGCTCACAGGGAGTCCGTTTTTCCA
This portion of the Mesotoga infera genome encodes:
- the lsrF gene encoding 3-hydroxy-5-phosphonooxypentane-2,4-dione thiolase, which gives rise to MSELFGKANRLSRIFNRSGKTIMLALDHGMALGPMQGLERPAEMLDKLTSFTDSIMLNKGILRNCYTPNGHVGIVLRVSGAATIAGEDLTNESITTTVIEALRLSADAVATSIYVGTPNEHSTIRDLAQLCDECETYGLPVLAVTAIGKDRERKTDPRYLSLAVRVAVEMGADIVKTYYCDEKFEKVVEAAAGIPIVIAGGPKMDSVLDVLKIAENATRAGARGVDMGRNVWQHERPVEMLLALKDIVNDGVSAEEAYSKHFGR
- a CDS encoding zinc-dependent alcohol dehydrogenase — translated: MKAVMYEGIGKISIRDVEKPKIGEDGILVKILYSFICSTDIKTYKQGHPMIKPPTILGHECSGRIDETGRNVTEFEVGDYVAVAPFVNCGECEQCINGYPEGCRNRDFPSNGAITEFLSIDAGYARKGVAKVAKDKAKEAALAEPMACALTSCRHMELQPGNSALVVGAGIMGMLNAMTLRDVYGQTVVITDKRQGRLELAEELGFAISSGDTGKYNSIVLTAPVPELIDEYLPKVKLFGNMVLFGGYSKGTKALFDPNIIHYNGVKLTGTTGFASKDFMAAIALINSGKLDLRPFTKRIYEFSDFEEAFKDAVEGRSIKVGIKVGE
- a CDS encoding sugar ABC transporter substrate-binding protein, which translates into the protein MKKVVLVLAIMLLVSLAFGVEIGFVAANLSAVTQATIAQNLEAISKTNGWTIYVSNSAGSWETMNNLVENYVSKKVDLIVVAMGQASSLTSSLTAAKEAGIPVIGIDSEYSDLLTADILTNNWEMGAKIATYLVDRLNHKGNIIVFKFDQFYGTRFRGKALDVVLTEEPNIKVLEVHHLPPAGFVEDAQRTMESYLLKYGDKIDAVWCAWDDPAYAVSLAIKAAGYTQEDMFVVGIDGNERNIKMIAANNTAVVATILQPFGDSAIKAAELIQKIVVEGNSPEEVIGAVRVIYMDAPLITSANAQDYLK
- a CDS encoding ABC transporter permease encodes the protein MNKIGLLFQKYGTILALIGIVVFFSIMTETFLTSRNLINILSHISMLTIIATGMTVCMIPGDFDMSIASVASLSGVIVTSLILKGLGVFGSILITVGMGALFGVIAGILITRLKISAFIATLALGTIATGINFMFTRGQEVYGIFPDSFLAIAQKRVLGIPVQVFIMAVVIVVFTFAMEKTKMGKWMYSIGGSVKASFLSGINVRLLRVVGMIISGALAAFTGCILASRLGSGQPTAGDAYLMDAIAASFLGMTTIKVGRPNVPGTFVGALIIGVINNGLVIMGVSYFFQYIAKGAIIILAVAMTSFRSSESF
- a CDS encoding sugar-binding transcriptional regulator gives rise to the protein MMKMDEVSLAYRAAEMYYINEMNQEQIAAELGLSRSKVSRLLTSARRLGMVKIELVGPESFDLSSLEREIVEKYAIREAHVVASIKGTDKEIKQRIALSFQKNLTKLLEGKRYIGLGWGTTVYEAVMSLPDNLARFPEMKIIPLLGGLGQSEKTYQINNIVEKMAGSLGATPIFLAAPAIFNNQEQLKIMKQVQSVQTAIAEWSNLEAVIFGLGAPAGMSAVLDSNLPGDMILELVRKHAVGDIVSRFMGKSGEIVCQNIEEVLLGIPFNDMLKVPERICLSGGEHKVDGIRAALSRGYITTLFTDIRTAQMLVTQQEVRG
- a CDS encoding M3 family oligoendopeptidase, producing the protein MADEKIVKQPRRYLPEDLDLSVWKNVETELKRLEEYPVDSVNSLEEFLYRWSELYMAIQEQLAWRYIEMTRFADNEEKRKNYSNFYAGVFSRAEPYKMRLLKKYYDSPYRAELDTLRYENFDRIVANTIEMFREENLPLEVKEKELSSAYGATIGSLTVEYAGKEYTLSQLSKFQQEPDRKVREETWRLSMEKLSTVHDRLEELFDQLKEIRIPQAKNAGFENYRDFMHAKKNRFVYSVEDIFRFHDSVEAVVVPFVKKLNESRKKEIGVESLRPWDTQVEPSGKVLKPFDGMDDFIGKAIAVLSRVDRQFGLNLQKMKNTGLLDLENRKGKAPGGYNYPLDETGAPFIFMNATGTPGNVRTILHESGHAMHSFSTVGERIILYRHTTHEAAELASMSMELLTMDHWDEYYPDSEELKLAKKEELTGTISFLPWCMTVDAFQQWIYSNPDHTPDERDEKFAGIFARFEGGIDWSGLERERRIRWLLQPHIFTNPFYYIEYGIAQLGALAIYRNYRLDREKAIADYKRFLSLGYSRPLDELYEAAGIKFDFSKSYISELVNFVGGEIERL
- a CDS encoding sugar ABC transporter ATP-binding protein; translation: MKVVEMISVRKEFPGVVALDNIDFSLEEGEIHGLVGENGAGKSTLINILAGVFQQTSGELRLFGKPVKLSSPSDALHRGIGVVYQDTVLDPFFTAEENIWLGREPSRLSVLKGREIKSDTKRLCDKYGIVVPLGIPVGTLSVAKQKMVEILRALSMNSKVLVLDEPTASITQSDTDNLFEILKNLKKSGISIIFVSHHLDEVFNLCDRISVLRNGCYEGTFASSELSTRDLIKLMTNRDLVDQYPKRSSEIGEEILKVSNLNVARFGLKDISFEVKRGEIVGFFGMVGSGRTELMKSIFGAHEIDSGEITINNEKIRIKGPSKAMRAGVYLCPEDRRREGVVQDMSVIDNLTSPFLGTLTRLGVINSRESRARAGKVSSELKIKAPSLKTIISHLSGGNQQKVVLGKWLLGPESRVFIFDEPTQGIDVGAKSEFYRIMQEIAKKGCGVLFVSSDIRELLGIADRIYVMRLGRITAEFKRGEYDQHSILENALSDSLAARSEKDE
- a CDS encoding class I fructose-bisphosphate aldolase — encoded protein: MNGLERRLDRMFSRGSLIVAAADHGQFAGVPLGLEDIGRYISEIETLDIDGILLNPGVVSRIASFNANKLLIIRVTHAGSALSGDIGNTKYFLDPEQALRLGADAVIVMGIVGQERDSDALHALSKAVWDYQRYGIPVIAEMLPYRKEDYSSPEVIANISRIGAELGANVIKTMMTANYGEVVRSCPVPVIIAGGEKNRDFFVSLEDAAKAGAKGAAIGRNLFQEKDRTGFLKKVREVFASR